One window of Camelina sativa cultivar DH55 chromosome 4, Cs, whole genome shotgun sequence genomic DNA carries:
- the LOC104783961 gene encoding uncharacterized protein LOC104783961: MAITSENAPWYADVLNYKVWDTQSSDQCGGTHFINKVFESMLKKYGVKHKKDWSVKLDETLWAYKTAFKTPIGRTPFQLIYAQAKRTLDIHELEEIRLDAYESSKIYKERTKNFHDKKIVVKELKDGDQVLLFNSRLKLFPGKLKSRWFGLFTVKDVLPFGAITLLNKDGSEFTVNGQRVKKYLADQVQPKESYVLFHEPTKA, translated from the exons ATGGCGATCACTTCTGAGAACGCACCATGGTATGCAGATGTCTTGAATTACAAG gtatgggatacccagagcAGTGATCAGTGCGGTGGGACTCACTTCATCAACAAGGTGTTTGAAAGCATGCTGAAGAAATATGGTgtcaagcacaag aaagattggtctgtcaagTTGGACGAGACTCTCTGGGCATACAAAACAGCATTCAAAACACCAATAGGGCGAACGCCATTTCAGTTGATCTATG CTCAGGCTAAGAGAACTCTTGACATCCACgagttggaagaaataagaCTTGATGCTTATGAGAGCTCCAAGATTTACAAGGAAAGgacaaagaattttcatgacaagaagattgttgtcaaggagctcaaggATGGAGATCAGGTTTTGCTATTCAATTCCagacttaagttatttcctggaaagcttaagtctaggtggttTGGACTTTTTACAGTCAAAGACGTTCTGCCATTTGGAGccatcactcttctgaacaaggatggCAGTGAATTCACTGTAAACGGCCAAAGAGTAAAAAAGTATTTAGCTGACCAAGTCCAACCAAAGGAGTCTTATGTGCTCTTCCATGAGCCCACAAAAGCCTAA
- the LOC104780772 gene encoding F-box protein At3g49510-like yields the protein MTTISDLPEDLVGEIFSWVPLTSLSAVRSTCKKWEALSKIHIVGKKAASRSRHQFLEFMVSDSRVFSLRFDVQGIRNEDDELSDPSMKQINIPNTDQVELSQVYHCDGLLLCVAEHNSSLVVWNPYLGQTKWIQLRNKFNRRDIFALGYDNNHNHKILRFLGDGERSRRNQRRDTHVYDFSSDSWRVLDVNPDGDAPFDYIGVSLKGNSYFLGREIFGPRLPLPFDHDPSPNLKYMTLSWVRDEKLAVLNSHSDTFQICDICVSTKIEPNAVSWSTFFTVDMSPVNGFLNGLSTYFPPRSFFIDEEKKVAVFFNNSRTKTYTYRYQMAYIVGDDGYFKSVNIGEFSNSIWNPGKLACSSYVPSLVQLQV from the exons ATGACGACCATATCCGACCTGCCAGAAGATTTGGTAGGAGAGATCTTTTCTTGGGTTCCATTGACATCTCTAAGCGCAGTGCGATCTACTTGTAAGAAGTGGGAAGCTTTATCAAAAATTCACATCGTTGGTAAAAAAGCAGCATCAAGGAGTCGTCATCAGTTTCTGGAGTTCATGGTTTCagattctagggttttttctttGAGATTCGATGTCCAAGGAATCCGCAACGAAGACGACGAGTTGAGTGATCCATCTATGAAGCAAATTAATATACCTAATACTGATCAAGTCGAGTTATCTCAAGTCTATCACTGCGATGGCTTATTGTTATGCGTCGCCGAACACAACTCGAGCCTCGTTGTATGGAATCCGTACTTGGGGCAAACCAAATGGATTCAACTCAGAAACAAATTCAACAGACGTGACATTTTTGCTCTCGGATACGACAACAATCataaccacaaaatcttgaggtttCTTGGTGATGGCGAGAGAAGCAGACGCAATCAAAGAAGGGACACTCATGTCTACGATTTTAGCTCTgattcatggagggttcttgatgTCAATCCGGACGGGGATGCACCGTTTGATTACATTGGTGTATCCTTGAAGGGAAATTCTTACTTCTTGGGTCGAGAG ATATTTGGACCTCGTTTGCCTCTGCCGTTTGACCATGATCCCTCTCCTAATCTTAAATATATGACTCTATCTTGGGTTAGAGATGAGAAGCTCGCTGTATTAAATAGCCACTCCGACACATTTCAGATATGCGATATTTGTGTTTCGACTAAGATTGAGCCCAATGCGGTATCTTGGAGCACTTTTTTTACAGTGGATATGTCACCAGTCAATGGTTTTCTAAATGGGTTGTCGACTTACTTTCCCCCTAGGAgcttcttcattgacgaggagaagaaagtagCAGTGTTTTTTAATAACAGTAGGACCAAGACCTATACCTATCGCTACCAAATGGCTTACATCGTTGGAGATGATGGATACTTCAAATCTGTCAACATCGGAGAATTTTCAAATTCCATATGGAACCCAGGCAAACTTGCGTGCtcttcttatgttccaagtttagtgcaactgcaagtttag